The genomic region ATCGGAGAGGGGGAGAAGGACGAGGCCCCCATGCTCTACAACGGGGAACGGGTCGGCACAGGTGATCCTCCTCCCGTGGACATCGCGGTGGATCCCATCGATGGCACTCGTCCCCTCGCCACCGGCAACCTGAACGCGATCTCCACGGTGGCGATCGCCCCCCGGGGGACGATGTTCGACCCCGGGCCGTTCGTGTACATGAACAAGATCGCAGTGGGGCCCGACGCGAAAGGGAAGGTGGACATCACCGCCCCGGTGGAGGCGAACCTGCGGGCGATCGCGCGCGCCAAGGGAGGCCGGGTCGAGGACCTCACCGTGATCATCCTCGACCGGCCGCGGCACGAGGAGCTCATCGCGCAGGTGCGCCGCCTGCGCGCCCGGATCCGGCTCATCCCGGATGGCGACGTGGCGGCGGCGCTCATGACGGCATGGCCGGAAGCGGGGATCGACGTCCTCCTCGGGATCGGTGGGACGCCGGAGGGCGTGCTGGCGGCGTGCGCCCTGCGGGCGATGGGGGGGGAGATCCAGGGGCGGCTCGTGGCCCGCACCGCGGACGAACTCCGCCGAGGTCGGGAGATGGGGTTCGAGTTCGATCGCACGTTGACCATGGATGACCTCGCGGCCTCGGACGACGTGTGCTTCGCCGCCACCGGGATCACGGACGGGGAGCTCCTGCGGGGCGTGAAGTACTCCGGCGGCGGGGCGACCACGGACAGCCTCGTCGTGCGCGGCCTGTCGGGCACCGTGCGCCAGGTGCGGGCCATCCACCGTCTGGAGAAACTGAACCGGATCAGCCCGATCCCGTACTGAGGGCTAGCCCTCGAAAACGGGCACGAAAGTTGAGGTACGCGGTGGGAGGAGTAGAGTTCCCATCATGCGCGTAGGCTACGTGCAGTTCGCTCCGGAGTTCGGGGAGGTGAGGCGGAACCTGGACAGGGTTACGGAGCTCCTCCTCCGCGAGCGGGCCGACCTGTGGATCCTTCCGGAGCTATTCAGCACCGGCTACCAGTTCGCCACCGTCCGTGAGGCGGTGGATCTCGCGGAGCCGGTGCCGAAGGGCCCCTCCACGACCCGCCTCCTCGCCCTCGCCCGGGAGGGTACCTGCCACCTCGTGGCCGGGCTCGCCGAACAGGCGGGTGGCCGCGCCTACAACTCCGCGGTGCTCGTCGGCCCCACGGGCCTCATCGCCCGCTACCGCAAGGTCCACCTCTTCTACGAGGAGAAGCGCTTCTTCGCCCCGGGGGATCTCCCGTTCAAGGTCGCCGACATCGGCCGGGCGCGGGTCGGACTCCTCGTGTGCTACGACCACTTCTTCCCCGAGGCGGCCCGCGCGCTCGCCCTCCAGGGAGCCGAGCTGATCGCCCACCCCGCGAACCTCGTCATGCCCGGGCTCGCCCAGCTCACGATGCGGGTGCGGGCGATGGAGAACCGCGTGTTCACCGTGACCGCGAACCGGATCGGGGTCGAAGCGCGCACCGGGGAGACGCTCCGCTTCACTGGCCTGTCCCAGATCGTGGCCCCCAACGGGGATGTGCTCGTCCAGGCTTCTCAGGACAGAGAAGAAGCGCGGGTGATCGAGATCGACCCCGCTCAAGCGCGGGACAAACACCTCACGCGTCTGAACGACGTGTTCGCCGACCGCCGCCCGGAGTTCTACCGTTGCCTGGTCCAACCAGACAGGGCCGAGGGGTAGAGGGGCCGATGTTCAAGGTCGCCACGTTCAACGCGAACTCCATCCGCTCCCGGCTCCCCGTCATCGCCGCCTGGCTCGCCCAGGAGAAACCGGACGTCCTCTGCCTCCAGGAGACAAAAGTCCAGGACCACGAGTCCCCAGCTGCGTTCTTTCGGGAGAGGGGCTACCACGTCGTGTTCCGCGGGCAGAAGGCCCACGCCGGGGTCGCCCTGGCCAGCCGGGCTGAGCCCACGGACGTCCGCTATGGGCTCGACGACGGCGGCCCCGCGGACGAGGCGCGCCTGATCCAAGCCACGGTGGAGGGGATCCCGATCGTCAACACGTACGTCCCCCAAGGGCAGTCCGTGGACTCCCCCCTCTTCGCGTACAAGCTGGAGTGGCTCGCGCGGATGAGGGACTACTTCACCCGCCACTTCTCGCCTCGGAAGCCCCTCCTCTGGTGCGGGGACTTCAACGTTGCCCCAGAGGAGATCGACGTCCATGACCCGCAGCGCCTCCAGAAGCACGTGGACTTCCATCCCGAGGCCCGGGCGGCCTTGGAGCGCGTCCGGGAGTGGGGGTTCGTGGACGTGTTTCGCCAGCACCACCCGGGCGAGCACGGGCAGTTCACGTTCTGGGACTACCGCGTGCGGGGTGCGTTCGAGCGAAACGTGGGGTGGCGGGTAGACCACATCTGGGCCACGCCGCCCTTGGCGAGGAAGTCGGTTCGGTCCTGGATTGATCGCGAGGCGCGGCAGGCGGAGAAGCCCTCCGATCACACGTTCCTCGCCGCCGAGTTCGCTCTATAAGACCCCCCGCGCCCGGCGGGGATCGCACGCGGCGTTCCCCCCACTCCCCCCGGCCGTGGTAGGATTCGGGTGGAGGTGATCCACGGTGAAGGAGTTCTCATTCATCCTCGGGAACAACCCAGGGGCCCTCGCCGAGATCTCGGAGGAGTTGGGGGCGGAGCACGTGAACCTGGAGGCGGTCGCTGGCCTGACCGTCCTCGATGAGGGCGTGATCTCGATCGTGACCGACAACGCCGACAAGACGCGCAAGGTCCTGCGCGCCAAGGGGGTCGAGTTCGAGGAGAGGGAGGCGCTGGTGATGGCCCTGCCCCATCAACCGGGGCAGCTCGCCTCGATCCTCAGCCGGCTCGCCGATGAGGGGATCAACGTCCTCTCCTGCTACTGCACCGTGGAGAAGAACCAGATCGTGCTCACCGTAGACCAGGTGGACCGGGCGAAGGCCATCTTCCGCATCCCCTGACCGGGATAGATGAGCGAGCCGTGCCCAGTGCCTCCGTCCGCATGTACGGGGAGCTGAACGATTTCCTCCCGCCGGGATGGCGCCAGGAGGCGATCGCCTACACCTTCCAGGGGACCCCGGCGGTCAAGGACGTGATCGAGTCCCTCGGCGTCCCTCACGTCGAGGTGGAGCTCGTGCTCCTCAACGGCGAGTCGGTGGACCTCGCAGCGCGGCTCGGCCTGGGCGACCGGCTGGCCGTGTACCCGAAGTTCGAGAGCCTCGATGTGACGGGGCTCCTCGCGGTGCGGCGGGAGCCCCTCCGCCGGATCGCGTTCCTCCTCGATGGCCACCTCGGGAAGCTCGCTCGGTACCTGCGGCTACTCGGGTTCGACGCCGCCCACGCCAATGGGTTCCCGGACGAGGAGCTCGTCGCGGCGGCATCCCGCGAGGAGCGGATCGTCCTCACCCGCGACCGGGCGCTCCTCAAGCGCAGCGTCGTCACCCATGGGTACTGGGTGCGGTCCACGGACCCCATCGAACAAGCGCGGGAGGTCGTGCGACGGTTCGACCTCGCAGGCCACGTGCGCCCGTTCACGCGGTGCCTGGTCTGCGGCGGCCCCCTCGCTCCGGTGGCCAAGGAGGAAGTCGTGGAGCGGATCCCCCCCCGCGTGGCCGCGTGGCGGGACGACTACCTGCGGTGTACTGGCTGCGGGAAGCTCTACTGGGAGGGGACCCACCACCCCCGGCTCCGGGCGACGGTGGATCGGATCCTGGAGGGAAGCGCAGTCAGTGGTCCAGGTTGAGGCGGAGGAGGGGGAACTCCGGATCGTCCCGGAGGATCTGGAACCCGTGGCGGAGGTAGAACGCAGCGGGACCGGACGGGTTCTCCGCGCTCTCTTTCCGGGCAAACGTCTCCAGCGTGCTCAACCCTCGGCTACGTAGCTCGCGCAGGATGTCCTGGAGGAGGAGGCTCCCCCAGCCGCGTCCGCGGTGGGCGCGAGACGGGAAGAACAGGCACGCCAGGAACACGGCGTCGTCGCTCACCGGCCCCGCTGGGCAGGATCGCGCGTTGGGGAAGAAGCTCGGGGGACCGTACTGGGCGTAGCCCACGGCCTGGCCGTCGGCATAGAGGAGGCGGCCGCACTCCCCGAACTCCGCCCGCACCCGGCGGACCCAGGCGAGCTTCCGTTGGAAGGCCTCCGCTCGGTTCCCCGCCTTGGGATCAGCCCAGAGCTCAGGGTGTTCCCAATACAAGCAGTACTTGCAGCTCCACGGGGGAGCGTCCCACTCCGGCGCTCCGGCAAGGTTGTCCTCTACAAGCGGAAGAGCAGTCATGTCTTGAGGGAGTCAGTATTCCACCTGGACTTTCCCCGCTTCGGTGGACAGTCTAGCGCTTGACGCCCACGCTGTCTGCCTGACCGTGGTCGTCATCCGTGACCCCTGTATTCCACTGACCCTACACCAACGGGTTCTCCCGTCTCCTCAGCAACGCTCCCTTCCCGGTGGTACCTCCGTTCGTACCCCGTCGGGGTCTCGTACCCCAACGCCGAGTGCCGTCGGTGCGGGTTGTACCACCCCTCGATGAACGCGAACACCTCCCGTCGCCCCTCATCCCGGGTTTCAAACCTCTGGCGATCGAGAAGCTCGCACTCCAGGGTTGCAGAGAAGCTCTCACAGAGCGCGTTGTCGTGGCAGTCTCCCACGGATCCCATCGACGGCCGGATCCCGGCCTCCCGGCACCTCTTCCCGAACGCAACGGCCGTGTACTGGCTCCCGTGGTCGGAGTGATGGATCACTTCCCGCGGCTGGCGTTGCCCGATCGCCATGTTCAGGGCCTTGAGCACGAGTTCCGTCCGCAGAGGCGCCTCCATCGCCCACCCCACCACCCGCCGGCTGAACGCATCCACCACCGCCGCTAGGTACAGGGTCCCTTCCCCGGTCGGGATGTACTCGATGTCCGCGACCCACAGCCGGTCCGGCGCCTCGCTGGTGAACTCCCGCTTCACCAGGTCCGGGGCCGGCTGCGCCTCCGGATCCCTCTTCGTCGTCCCCCGGCGCCGACGCCGGCTGGTGCCCGCCAGCCTCCCGCATCAGGCGAGCCACGCGCTTGCGCCCCACTCGGATCCCTTGCGCCCTGAGCTTCGCATGGATCCGTGGTGCGCCGTACGTCCCACGGCTGCGGGCATGGATCGCCTCGATCCGTTCCCGAAGCCGCACGTCCTCCCGCGCCTGCCGCGACGGGAACCTTCCCATCCACGCGTAGTACCCACTGGTGGAGACCTCCAGCACGCGGCACATCGTGGCCACCGGATAGCGAACCTGGTGTGCGCTCATGAACTCGTAGACCCGGGTGGTACCGAGCCGGTCTCCCGAGCGAACCAGGCCGCGGCTTTTGCCAAGATCTCCCGCTCCAGGCGGAGCTGTCGGTTCTCACGGCGCAGCCGGCGCAGCTCTTCTCGCTCCCCCGTCGTCATCCCCGAAGGGTCGCGGCCCTCATCGCGGTCCGCCTGCTTCACCCAACCCCGGATCGTCTCGTAGGACGGCTCGAACTCGCGGGATAGCTCCCGCGCTGCCCGTCCTGCCCGCACCAACTCCATCTCTCGCCGGAACTCCGGCGGGTGCGGCGGACGTGTCCTCGGCATCGTCAACATCTCCCATGCAAGCCTAAGGGTGTCCACGAAACCGGGTCAACTCCATAGCTACAGCTCCCTCCTAACCCATATAATGGTGTCAACCCACGGCGGGTCCCGAGCAACAGGCACCGCGGGGGGGGCGGACTATGAAGGCAGAAGGCAACAGGAGCGCGAAGCACTCGTCCAAGAATAGGAGAGCTATTCGTGGCGTCAATGGGACACCGAGTCGAGCAGAATCGAAGGCCCGTGTTGGCGACTCCGTTCCGGCTGTGGGCCCGGAAGTGAAGGCTCTCCGTCCCAGATCACCTAGCGGGGACTTCTCGAGTCACGAGCTTGTTACCCTTGCAGTCTATCTTCTTGGGGGAGGCTCACATGCTGTCGATACCGAGGATGTTGCTGTCAAGGTGAACGAGCTCGCTCCCGGCAAGTTTGTGTGGAAGCGTTACCCTGCCCAGATAAACCTTGAGATCGTCCGCGTCTACCTCTCTGACGCAAAGAAACAATCTAAGGGCGCCTATCTGACGGGGTCCGGTACTAATGGATGGCGGATCACCCGGCGGGGGCTGGAGTTCGCTCGGAGACGAATCGGTGAGCTGCAAGGCGAAGGCGCGCCTCAGTCAGTCGCCAGGCAGCGAGATGGGCGATGGCGGTCGCGCGAAAGGAAGCGATTGCTTGCATCAGATGCCTACGCTCGCTTCAGGACCGGCGGCGCGAGTGCTGTCAGTCGACAGGACGCAGAGAGGTTCTTCCGTGTTGACGAGTATGTAACTGGACCTGCTCGGGAGACGAAGGTGGCTCGCATCTTAGAAGCCTTTGGAGATGATCCCAGGCTAGGTAAGGTTGTGCGGGCAGTGGCAATCCTTCTTGAGGGGGCGATGAGCGATGGTTGACGGAACACAGCACCTTCTTGTTAGGTCCCATGTCGCACGAGATCTCCTTCAGAACGCAGCGCTGTTCAAGACCGACAAGCTCGTGGTCTGGGAGTACGTCTCCAACGGGCTGGAGTACGTTGATCCGGTGGTGAACCCGGTCGTCCGGGTGGAACTGGATAGTCGTTCGAAGCGTATCACAGTACAGGACAACGGAAGGGGGATGGACTGGGCGGGGCTTGAGAACTTCTTCCTGATGCACGGAGAGAACGTTGATCGCAAGCTAGGTAGGCCCGGCCGTGGTCGGTTCGGGACAGGCAAATCTGCAGCCTTTGGAATAGCAGATGTCTTGCGAGTGACCTCTGTACGAAATGGTCGGTGCTCAAAAGTCGAGTTGCGGCGAAAGGACATTGAAGCTCATAACGGTGAAGGCCCGATCCCTGTGAACGTGCTAGAGAGGGACAAACCCGTATCAGAACCTAATGGCACGGTTGTGGAGATAGAGAGTATCCACCTCCAAGCGCTGGACCAACCTGCGATTATCCGCTACATTGAACGGCAGATTGCACGGTGGCCACGCAATGTGACTGTAATCGTCAACGGCCAGGTGTGCTCTGTTCAGGAACCAGCTGCCTGCAGGGAGTACATCTTCAAGCCGACTGGTTCTCTGCTCCAAAGACTTGGCGATGTCCAGCTCGTTGTGAAGGTGTCGAAGACACCCCTAGATGAAGAGCAGCGAGGGATAGCGGTCTATTCCAAGGGGGTTCTTCACGAAACAACACTGGGTGGCAATGAGAATCGCGAGATGTCGCAGTACATCTTTGGCTTGCTTGATGTACCGGCGCTGGATGATGATCGGTCACCGATACCCGCCTTTGATCTGAGTCGCTCCATGCGGCTGAACCCCAACAACGAACTCGTCCAATCCATCCATGCCTTCATTGGACAGAAGGTCGACGAAGTCCGAAGAGAACTTGTGGAAGAGGAGAAAAAGAGGAGAAGAAGCGAGGAGGCCCGCACCCTTGCCCGCCGGGCGGATGAGATTGCGAGAGTCATCAACCAGGATTTCCAGGAGTTTCTTGAGCGGGTGGCGCGCATTCGCTCCCTCGGGCATGGAGTCCCGGAACGCACTGGTCAGCAGGCGCGGTCCGGGAGCGACCAGAGAGATTTGGTCATTGGCGGGGATCTGCCCGCTCAGGTGATTGCCTCGACCGGCGGCCTTGGTGCAAGTGGTGAGGGTGGAAATCGTGGTGGGACCCCTAGGAGTATCAACCCAGAAGTAGCTCCCGGTGACGCAAACAGCGAGGTAAGGGGACGACCTGCTGGAGGACGTGGGAACCGTTTTGGTGTGTCCACCGGGGGGTTCAGGGTCGAGTTTCAGAGGATGGGACCGGAAGAGCGCCGCGCTCATTGCCTTACAGACAGCCGGGTGATCTACGTCAACCTCGATCACCCTCAGATCGTGGCTGCCCGTGAGGGTAACAACATTAACGACCCTGGCTTCCTGCGGCTTGTAACGGAGGTTGCCTTCACGGAATACGCGATAGCGCTTGCGCATGAGCTTGCCAGTCGGGGTGAGTTTATCGATTTCACAGACCCAGCGGTACATATCCGCGAGACCCTCAACCGAGTTGCCCGACGAGGAGCAGCTTTGTACTCCTAAGGTGATCGGTCGTGACCACTGGTCGGTTCCCACGTCGTGGGCAAACGATCGCGCCCGCCCTCCTAGCAGACATCCTCAGCTGCCGGGCAGGCGACTACGTGTCAGGCCTGCCCCCAGAGGCTGCACAGGAAGTTCTGTCCAGGTTGAGCAAAGAGACTTGGCAGAGGTTCCAGCCAACGGTTTGTGTCCTTCTCGGAAAGGCGGTGGTAGCGCGCACCGCGAAGGTGATCTCTGGTGGCTCACCCGAACTCCGAGCGGCTCTTCTGAAGAGGAGGCTTCCTCAGCTCCCCGGGTCAGTTCACGTGGATGATCTGTCAATAGAGGCAAGAACGCGCGGGGTATTGATGAGAGCCGGGTTGGGCCAGATCTCCGAGGCCCTAAGCAGAGAGACCGCGGTTGGGGACCTGCTGGACCTGCAGGGTCTTGGAGCACACGGGTTAGTCGACCTGTTGGCCGGTCTCGATGGCTACCTCGAGGGCGGCCCACGGACCGAGCGCCCAGCTCCCGAATCCTATCTCTTGCGGGCACGCCTCCGTCACCCGCGTCGCGCGTGGCAGAAGGGACCGCCTCGCAAGAATGAAGGCGACGACCTCTCCGTAACATGCGAGCTCATCCAGCAGGCGTCGTCTCTGTCTGAAGTCACGGCTGATGACCCCCGATTTGGCGCGGCGATTCGTTCACTGTGCCCAAGAGCCAGAACCCTCCTCGAGTGCGCCCGAGAGCTAGAGCGTTGTAGTCGTCCAGAGGAGCGGCGATCGTCACTCGCTGAACGACTCCTTGAACTTGCTTCACGGCTCGAGAGCGCACAGGCGTCATGTCTTGAGCAAGAACTGAGTGAGATAGCCACAGCCGTGAGTGGGAGGCGTAGCGGACGGATCACCACAAGGCGCCTCGGCTGGGACGGCAGGGGGGGAACGACTCTGCAGAATCTTGCAGACGAGAATGGAGTCACTCGAGAACGGATTCGGCAGATTGTCGCGTCGTCGTGTGAGAGGCTGGCTGGTGTCCGTGTCTACGCACCTGTGCTTGACAAGGCACTCTCACTCGTTCGCGAAACGATTCCGTCACCTGCAAAGGCCGTCCAGGAAACCCTTCTGAAGCGTGGGATCACCAGGTGCGCCTTTGACCTCCGCGGCCTCGTGAGTGCTGCCGAGGTACTTCGACCGACTGTCTCCATCTTGCTGTGTGGCCGACTGATCACTTCCTCTGTCGACCGAGGTGACATTGCGGCGATTGCCAGAGGAGCGCGGCAGGCGGCATCGCGGCGGGGTATGGCAACTGTCAAGACCGTGCAGGAGGGCGTGCGGGTCACTACCCAGCGCTTGGTGTCTCCCTCGCTGGTTCAGCACATCCTGCAGGGGGAGCGGGACCTGCGCTGGCTGGACACTGAGCACCAATGGTTCTGTTTCCGCAGATCCAGCCGCAACGCTGCGGCCACTCACATCAAGAGGATCCTCTCTCTGGTTCCCAGGATCCATCTTGAAGAGCTTCGGGAAGGAGTGTGCCGCCCTCATCGGATGAGAGGGATGTGGCCCCCTGTAGATGTTCTCAAGGAATTCTGTGTGGGTCTTCCGTTCTGCACCGTGGATGGCGACTTCGTAGCGCGAACCGTTCCCCTTGACTGGCGGCAGGAGCTGAGCGGACGCGTGACAACGATTGTCCACATCCTGTTTGAGAATGGCATGGTCATGAGGGTGGACGATCTCGAAGATGAGTGCCTGAAGCGAGGCATGCCGCGCTCAACATTCTGGAGTTACATCAGTTACTCGCCCGTTCTCCAGAAGTATGCAGACTCTGTGTATGGGATACGTGGCGCTGAGGCAAGTCCTGGTGTGATCCAGGCTTTGATCCGCAAGAGGGATCCCCGACGGCATCTGAAGGACTACGGCTGGACTCCGACTGGCGCCGTCTGGATGATGTTTCGAGTCTCAGCGGCCATGTTGCGTTCTGGGGTGCTCCCGGTGCCATCGGCGATGAGAGACCAGTTAGCAGGGGAGTTCTCCTTGAAGAGCGCCGACGGAGCGACCGTCGGGAGGCTCGTCTCCAAGGCAACAGGGACGTGGGGCCTTGGGCCACTGTTCCGCCAGCACGGGGCGAGCCCTGGTGACTTCCTATTGCTGACTGTGGATCGACAGAAACGTGAGGCGGTGGCGTGGCTTGGTGACCGAACCCTCATCAACCAGGTCCTTGCCGCTCTGGGCGCGCCCATCCATGCATCAGAAAGTTCCCCGTGATCTGCTGTGAACCGCCCCGGGTTCACCGGAGGGTACTTCATCTGAGTCCGGCCACGAGGGCCGGAGCCTCCTTGGGGTGGTAGTGTAGCTCCTCGAACGCGGCGGGTGAGATGTGCCCGATCGGCTCAAGCAGCCGCTTTGTGTTGAACCAATCCACCCAGTCGAGTGTCTCGAACTCGACATGCTCCACCCCCCGCCACGGTCCCCGCTCCTGGATCACCTCCGTCTTGTACAGTCCGATGATCGTCTCAGCGAGAGCGTTGTCGTAGGAGTCGCCCACGCTTCCCACCGACGGCTCGATCCCCGCCTCCCTCAGGCGCTCGGTGTAGCGGATCGAGAGGTACTGCACACCCCGGTCGCTGTGGTGCACGAGCCGCTGCGTGTCAGGCCGGGCGTACAACGCCTGCTCGAGGGCATCGAGCGCCAGGTCGCTCCGTAGAGACCTCGACACCCGCCACCCGACGATCCGACGGGAGAACGCATCGATCACGAACGCCGCGTACACGAACCCCGACCAGGTAGCCACGTAGGTCAAGTCCGCCACCCACAGCTGGTTGGGTCGGCTGGCCGTGAAGTCACGCTCGACAAGATCAGCCGGACGCGCTAGGGCTTCCTCGGGGATCGTCGTGCGGATCCTCTTCCCCCGGACAGCGCCCACCAGCCCCATCCTCCGCATCAACCGCTCCACCGTGCACCGCGCTACCGTGACCCCTTCTCGCCCGAGCTTCCGCCACACCTTCCGCGCTCCGTAGATCCGCCGGTTCTCCTCACACACGCGCTGGATCTCCTCGCTCAACGCTGCGTCACGGTGAGCACGCTCGGGTAGCCGTGAGGGGTTCCTCTCGCGTGCCTTCTGTTCGTAGTAGGTCGACGGGGCGATCGGTAGCACCTCGCAGATCGGCTCGACCCCGTACTCCTCCCGGTGCGCATCGATGAACGACGTCATCTCTTCCGTCGGCGGTCGAGCTCCGCTTGGGCGAAAAAAGCTGACGCCTTCCTGAGGATCTCGTTGGCGCGCCGCAGCTCGCGGTTCTCTCGCTCGAGTTCCTTCATCCGCGCCCGCTCATCGCTCGTCACTCCGCCGCGACGTCCAGTGTCGATCTCTGTCCGACGCACCCACGTGCGCAGCGTCTCCGGCGTACACCCGATCTTGCCGGCGATCGACACGATCGCTGCCCACTGGGACGTGTGCTCCCGCTCGTGCTCGAACACCATCCGCACCGCCCGCTCCCGTACCTCCGGGGAGTACCTCGCTGACTTCGCCATGTCCCCATCCTCTCAAGCTGACAGGCCTCCGGCAATCTCGGGGCGGTTCAGCTGGCTTGAATGGGGCGAAGGACCCCATTCCGTCTACTCAGCCCGTGCCGTATGGTACCCGCGGCTTCCATCGGAACTTCGTGCTAGAGCGCGCCTGGGCAGGGAACGTGACATGCGTGAAGCGTGCGCGGGGATCAAGGACAGGATCTCACCGAGAGACAGAGGAAGAACTCGCGGTTGCCGGCCGGGCCGAGGAGCGGCGAGGGGGTACTTCCCCGGACCGTCCAGTCCAGTTCCTGTTCGGCGAACGCGGCGATCCCGTCCACCACCGCCTCATGCACGGTCGGATCGCGGACCACGCCCCGGCGCACCGCTTCCCGCCCGGCCTCGAATTGAGGTTTGACGAGGGCGATCACGTCTCCTCCCGGTTTCACGATCGTCGCGAGCGGCGGGAGAACGAGCCGGAGCGAGATGAACGACACATCGACCGTGGCCAGGTCCACCCCTTCCCCGATGTCCTCGGGCCGGAGGTAGCGGGCGTTCACCCCCTCCCGCACGACGACCCGCGGGTCGTTCCTGAGCCTCCACGCGAGTTGGCCCCGTCCCACATCCACCGCATACACCCGCTCCGCCCCGCGCTGGAGGAGGCAGTCCGTGAACCCCCCGGTCGAGGCCCCCACATCGAGGCACGTCTTCCCTTGTGGATCGACCCCGAACGCGGCGAGCGCGGCTTCGAGCTTGTCCCCGCCACGAGAGGCGTACCGCGGAGGGGTGGACACCTCGATCACGGCGTCGAGCGGGACTTCTGTTCCCGGCTTGTCGCGAAGGTCCCCGGCCACCCGCACCCGGCCGGCGCGGATGAGGGCCTGAGCCTGGGCCCGCGACGGGGCGTAGCCCCGCGCGACGAGGAGGAGATCCAGCCTCTCCTTTCCTCCCTTCATTGCCTCGCCGCGCGCGGACTCATCCCCTCCCAGCCACGACCTCCCCGGCCCGCGCGCGGTTGAACGTAGAGAGCCCGTCGGCGAGGACCGCGCACGCCCGGCGCAGGTCGTCCGCCTTGAGGACGTACGCCCCACGGGCCTCGTCCTTCCCGAGCCCCGGCGTCACGTAGAACCCGCTCCCCGGGGCGAGCATCACCGTCTCCGGGCCGGGGTAGTCGGTGAGCATCCAGCGGATGAACGCCTCGGAGTCCTCCACCGGGAGGCCCATCATCACGTAGAACGCCCCCTCCGGGACGCGGAATGTGATCCCGGGGATGTCAAGGAGTTCTTTGCAGAACAGGTCCCTCCGCATCCGGTACTCGCCGATCATCTCCTCAACCACGGCCCGGTGGTTCGGATCGGCCATGAACGCGACGAGCCCCAGCTGCTCAAACGTGGGGGCGGAGAGGCGGATCGTGGCGCACTTGTTCGCCGCGGCCATCACGTCCTTGTTGCGGGACACGAACGCCCCAATCCGGGCCCCGCACGCCGACAGCCTCTTCGAGATCGAATCCACGAGGATCGCCCGATCGCGGACCTCGGAAAAGGTGAGGAGGCTCGTGTGCCCTCCCTCGTACACGAACTCCCGGTACACCTCGTCGGAGATGATGAACAGATCGTGCCGCAGCGCGATGTCCACCACCATCTCCAGCTCCGCCTTCGTGTACACGACCCCGGTCGGGTTCCCGGGATGGGAGAAAAGGATCGCCTTCGTGCGTGGGCCGATGTGGGCCTCGATCTCCCGGCGCGGGGGGAGGTGGAACCCGTCCTCGCGGCAGGTGGTGATGGGCACGATCTCGACGTTGGTGAGGCGGGCGTAGCCGAGGTAGTTCGGGTAGAACGGCTCGGGGACGAGGACCTGATCCCCTGGATCGCAGGCGATGGTGAGGGCGAACGTGATCCCCTCCGATCCGCCGATCGTGATGAGGACCTCCTCCTTGGCCACCTGGAGGCCACACTCCCCGTAGTAGCGGGCGAGGGCCTCCATGGCCTCCGGGATCCCGGGGGACGGGGCGTAGTCGAGCACCTTGACCGTGGCCTCGTGGACCCCGCGCATGAACGCAGCCGGGGTGGGGATGTCCGGCTGGCCGATATTCAGGTGGTACACCTTCTTCCCTCGCTTCTTTGCCTCGA from Candidatus Bipolaricaulis anaerobius harbors:
- a CDS encoding ATP-binding protein, with amino-acid sequence MVDGTQHLLVRSHVARDLLQNAALFKTDKLVVWEYVSNGLEYVDPVVNPVVRVELDSRSKRITVQDNGRGMDWAGLENFFLMHGENVDRKLGRPGRGRFGTGKSAAFGIADVLRVTSVRNGRCSKVELRRKDIEAHNGEGPIPVNVLERDKPVSEPNGTVVEIESIHLQALDQPAIIRYIERQIARWPRNVTVIVNGQVCSVQEPAACREYIFKPTGSLLQRLGDVQLVVKVSKTPLDEEQRGIAVYSKGVLHETTLGGNENREMSQYIFGLLDVPALDDDRSPIPAFDLSRSMRLNPNNELVQSIHAFIGQKVDEVRRELVEEEKKRRRSEEARTLARRADEIARVINQDFQEFLERVARIRSLGHGVPERTGQQARSGSDQRDLVIGGDLPAQVIASTGGLGASGEGGNRGGTPRSINPEVAPGDANSEVRGRPAGGRGNRFGVSTGGFRVEFQRMGPEERRAHCLTDSRVIYVNLDHPQIVAAREGNNINDPGFLRLVTEVAFTEYAIALAHELASRGEFIDFTDPAVHIRETLNRVARRGAALYS
- a CDS encoding nitrilase-related carbon-nitrogen hydrolase, translating into MRVGYVQFAPEFGEVRRNLDRVTELLLRERADLWILPELFSTGYQFATVREAVDLAEPVPKGPSTTRLLALAREGTCHLVAGLAEQAGGRAYNSAVLVGPTGLIARYRKVHLFYEEKRFFAPGDLPFKVADIGRARVGLLVCYDHFFPEAARALALQGAELIAHPANLVMPGLAQLTMRVRAMENRVFTVTANRIGVEARTGETLRFTGLSQIVAPNGDVLVQASQDREEARVIEIDPAQARDKHLTRLNDVFADRRPEFYRCLVQPDRAEG
- the glpX gene encoding class II fructose-bisphosphatase, translated to MTTPTRNLALELVRVTEAAALAAGRFMGRGDKTAADRAAVEAMRFMLASVPMDGVVVIGEGEKDEAPMLYNGERVGTGDPPPVDIAVDPIDGTRPLATGNLNAISTVAIAPRGTMFDPGPFVYMNKIAVGPDAKGKVDITAPVEANLRAIARAKGGRVEDLTVIILDRPRHEELIAQVRRLRARIRLIPDGDVAAALMTAWPEAGIDVLLGIGGTPEGVLAACALRAMGGEIQGRLVARTADELRRGREMGFEFDRTLTMDDLAASDDVCFAATGITDGELLRGVKYSGGGATTDSLVVRGLSGTVRQVRAIHRLEKLNRISPIPY
- a CDS encoding Mut7-C RNAse domain-containing protein produces the protein MPSASVRMYGELNDFLPPGWRQEAIAYTFQGTPAVKDVIESLGVPHVEVELVLLNGESVDLAARLGLGDRLAVYPKFESLDVTGLLAVRREPLRRIAFLLDGHLGKLARYLRLLGFDAAHANGFPDEELVAAASREERIVLTRDRALLKRSVVTHGYWVRSTDPIEQAREVVRRFDLAGHVRPFTRCLVCGGPLAPVAKEEVVERIPPRVAAWRDDYLRCTGCGKLYWEGTHHPRLRATVDRILEGSAVSGPG
- a CDS encoding GNAT family N-acetyltransferase; its protein translation is MTALPLVEDNLAGAPEWDAPPWSCKYCLYWEHPELWADPKAGNRAEAFQRKLAWVRRVRAEFGECGRLLYADGQAVGYAQYGPPSFFPNARSCPAGPVSDDAVFLACLFFPSRAHRGRGWGSLLLQDILRELRSRGLSTLETFARKESAENPSGPAAFYLRHGFQILRDDPEFPLLRLNLDH
- the xth gene encoding exodeoxyribonuclease III — translated: MFKVATFNANSIRSRLPVIAAWLAQEKPDVLCLQETKVQDHESPAAFFRERGYHVVFRGQKAHAGVALASRAEPTDVRYGLDDGGPADEARLIQATVEGIPIVNTYVPQGQSVDSPLFAYKLEWLARMRDYFTRHFSPRKPLLWCGDFNVAPEEIDVHDPQRLQKHVDFHPEARAALERVREWGFVDVFRQHHPGEHGQFTFWDYRVRGAFERNVGWRVDHIWATPPLARKSVRSWIDREARQAEKPSDHTFLAAEFAL